The segment ATCGGGCCTAATTCATCTTGGAAAATTTCTTTTACAACGCGACCTGTTACTGTCATAATTTGAATTTTAATTTGATCAGGGACTTCGGTCCCGGTGATTTGGAAAACAAACCTTACATTATCAGAAAAAGGATTTGGATATGGATAGAAATTAGTGATAGCAGCTTCTTTATTTACCTCAAACTCCACTCTTAACTTGTTAGCCCTCTCATCAGTTCGATCATAACCAGAGTTATTACCAGTAGCATCTTGTCCTAATACTTCAATAGTATATCGGCCAGAAGATAAAGTACCGTCATCATCAAGGTATTTTACGGGAGCAACTTCATTAATATCAAAAGAAGAGACAATTTGGTTTTTATTATTGAAGCTTTCAATATCAGCATTATTTACATCTAGTAAGGTGGGGTTTTCATCATCTCCTTCTTGTTGTAAAAAGATAGTTAATAATGATGTAGTATCATTTTCAGAGTCTTGTGTATAATTATCCTTCAATGATAAATAATCATTTTCATCAATTAAACTAACATTAATATTTGCACTAGGAGACACGAAATCGCCATTGATAATTCTTTGACCGTCGAACAGTACTTCAATAAGCGGGTTGGTTGAATCACTTTGAATAAGAATACGTTCTACTGATGAATTATTATTGTAATGTAATTCATTGATCGCTCTATCTGAGTTGACATAGGTAGTGATTTCTGTTTCTCCTGATAGTCTTTTTGTGATGTCGTTTTTACTCCATGAATCAGGACTTAATGAAATACTTCTTGTTGAATTTGGAGGTAATGGAGCAATTAATAAGCTATCTGTGAAACTTTGAAACTGAGCGTTAACAGGCTGATAAATGAAAGTGATTAAAACGCTATCTTGAAAAGCTCTTGTACTAATATTATGAAAATCATAACTGTAGGAGAAACTTTCTCCTTGTTGAACAACGTCTTTAGTTTCTTCAGATGTTTGTATAAGTACACCCTCAGCTGATGGTTCATAAGCAACTCTCCAATTTTTTAACTGGGCCACACTTGGATTTGCACTATTATCGGTTAATTCCATACTAAGACTTATTTCATCATAGTTTCGGATGCTTGCAATAAGCCCAAGGTCAAATCCATTCGAAGGAGATACTCCATCAAATTGAAATAATGAGTCGAAAGTGATGTTAGTAGAATTTGGATCTCTTTGAACACCATATAATGTAGTTTTAATAACATCATTATTATCTGTATCTACATTAAACCATAATCTTGAGAATTGTGATGAAGGTCCAATCGGTAAAGTGGTGATTCTTGCTGTGTTTACATCTCTTTGTATACTAAAGCTTTCAGTTAATAATTGATCAGTAGATGTTCCGTAAAATGTCTGGCCACTGTTTGGTATTTGGAATTGACTCCAACCAATAAATGCGAGGCCTTTTTGTGTTAAATTAGCTTGCATATCCAAAGTATCTAATCCTATTTCACTGAACCCTTGAAGGTGTGAATGATATGCAGCCCTTTGCCCTGTACCTGGATTAGGTAGAGACTCTTGGAAATCAAAACTTCCTGCCATAATTGTTAATACATAGTCTCCTTGAGCAATAGATTCGAATTTATACTCGGGGTCTATGAACAGTGAGTAAGGGCCATTTCTAGTTAATGGATCACCACAGCAAATATTACCACCTCTAATATCTGATGAATTAAATAATACAGCAACGGGAGGATTTCCTTCTCCACATTGTAATGGATCCCAAGATCTAGCTTGAGCTCCTTTAAATTCACCAGTAAATTGATCAAATACTAAGAACAATAGTTTATCTCCACCGTTTCCGCTTCTGATACAAGTTCCTTCAAATAGATAAGTAGTGCCATCAAGTGAAACCTCATAAGTTTCGCCATTATTGTATGTTGCTCCGCCAGCCTTTACCGAAATTTGGGCATCATTTTGAGGATATTCCCATCGTAGATCTGTTTCATTACCAGTTAAAGTGACTCCACTGATGCTATTGTTTTGCATTTGGTAAATTGAGCTTTGCATCCATCCATATCCACTACTGTTTGTGATTTTTGTAAAGGAAAGAACGTCCCAATTTCTATTACTGTCGCTATTTAATGATCTAACTCTAGCATAATATACAGTAGTGTCACTGGAGTTATTTAGTGGAAGTGACCAGTTAAATAATTGCTCTCCTTTTATCGTTTCTTCAGCAATTAAACTACTAAATGCACTGTCAGCAGCTATCTGAAATTGAACGTTTTGTTCTTCTTTAGCTAAGCTGTAGTCATATGCGTAAAGTTGAATAGAATTGTCATGAATGACAGACTCATCTTGTGGAAAGATAAAATTGACTTTATCAGAAAAGAATTGAGCATTTACGGTAGCTGTATTATTATTTAAAGTTAATTCATCTAATGTTGAAATGACTCTTCCATCTGCATTTACAGAGTCGCCAATGGAAACAATAATTTCATTTGTACCAAAACCTAAGGTTTTGTCGTCAGCACTATTTAATACCTGTATTAATACATCTTGATTATTGTATGGAGCACTAATAGCCTCACTCACATTGACATTAGCGGATAACTGTCCGTTAGAATATTTTCTTTCTACTTGGATATAAACGTTATCACTAAATGTTTTTCCAAAATTTTTGATATTGATATTCAAAGTGAAGTAATCATCAGCAGCATTTAGAGATCCAGACTGAGGAATGATAGTTATATGATCTGTCTCTAATGCAAAATCAACTTTTTCAGGTGAAATAAAGATGTAAGGGTCTCCTTGTAACTCATATTGTTCCATAGTTGAATATGTAAGGGCTGAATTAAAGGTAGCATTGCGGAGAAAATTTTCTTGTGTCTTATTAATGTGTCTACCAATATGATTACCAATTTGGTTTTGGAATGTTTCAGCATAAAAAGATGTACCGAAATCTCTAAGAGCATTTCGTTCACCAAATCCTGATTTAGCCATAAAACCTACAGCACCTTTATCTGGAGTTTCAATCCAATCTTCCCCCCAAGATTTACTATTAGTAAGGTAGTTACCACCACCACAACCACTCATCAAAATGAATGGATACCTGCCTTTGTTAGCATATCCTTTTGTTGGGTCACTAGCTTCTCCAATGTCAATATCAGCATAATCGGCAGAGGCATGTCCATAAAAAGCCATCAAAGTAATACCTTCATTGACAATATCCGAGACATCAATAAATTCAATAGATCCGTCAGTTTCTCTGCTTATTGTTTGTACAACACCACCTTCTAAGGTGTCCACGAAAACATCTTTATAACTATTTACTATAGCCTTAAATGATTCTTGATCTCGAGCATTAGAACCTCCACTTAAGTGTAGAGCATCTTTTCTCCATAAATCATCAAAATCCAATGCATCATGTTCTTGTACTTTAGCTAAATAGTCAAGTAACTGATCATTGTTTATTGCACTCATTCTTCCTATTAGAATTGCAGGTACCTCTGTGATATTTCCTGTGCCGTCATCTAATCCCATAGAGTAAGCTACATCAGAGCCAGGATATCCAAATGCAGGTATGTAATTATAGCCTCTTGTACCATTAGGAGTTTCATCATAATTATTTTCGTAGGGATCGTAGTTTAAGTCGAGGCCTTTTCCTAGAAGCAATACAAACTCTAAGTTTTCATTATGAAGTAATTTAATACAGTTTCGGATAGCTAAAGGATTTTCTTCTCCCCAAGAGAATGTATTAAATAGTTTGTTGATATCTGCTAAGTAAACGGAGTTACTACCGCCTGCATTAGATTTTCTATAATTAGAATAACTTGTAGCACCACTCATTAAGTCTGAATGAGTAACGATGAGATAATTATAGTTTAAAGTGTTATTAGTGAATTCAAAATTGGCTATTTGAAGATTTGAAGGAGATTTAAATTGAGCACTGTAATAAATATCTATTGAAGATGGAGAACTATCTACGATTGCCTCTGTTCTACCAGAGACGACTGAAGTACTAAGTGAAATAGGATTTTCTATATCTGTAACATCAAAAAATCTACCTTCATTATTCTGTCCAATTGATAATCTAAACTTCTTATTAGGATCTAAAGTGAACTTCCTGTCATTTGTAGGGTCAATGTTTGCATGAACTTGAGGGTAGGTTAAATTAATATATGCAGCAGCAACTTGATCCTGATTGGTACCTGTTCCGTTGTTTGAATCTACAAAAACTAAAGAGGTGCTTCCGTTAGAAGAATTAAAATCAGAAGACGTTAGATTCATGTTCAGTTCGTCTCCGGCTTCATATCGTGTAATACTTTGACTTTCTTTTTCTGTGGCACTAGTATTATCAACTCCTACTCGGATGGATAGATTTGCATTGCGGTAAGCAAAGTTGATGATGCGAACGCTTAATGTAGCGTTGCTGAAAGTAGAAGCGAGGTCTGTAGTATTCAACTGATACGACATTTGCCCTCTTGTTTGCCCTTCATTGTATGCTGTCCATGATCTTGGTCCTCTAAAAGTCGAACTAAATTTATTACGATTTCCATCTGTAGCTTCACCTCTACTAAAAGAACGTCGTAATCCTCCAAAATTATCAGTGTCTTCTGCACTTCCTCCAACTGGTTCTCCTCTATAGGTTTCAGTATACCAATGGTTAACTATATTTTCAGCTCCTGTCGGGTCTACATTGACAGGCGTCATTCTTAAAGGAGGAGTTGTTTCAGAAATTACAGCACCAGCAGATAAGAAGTAAACTGCAGTTCTTGAATATACTGGCTCGTATGGGTTAATAAAGTCATTTTCATTTCTAAATAAATCTTGATCTGTCTCTCCATCATTTCTCTCACCATAGAATTCTAAATAGTCAATTCTATCATTAGATGTAGCGACCACTCGAATAGCAATTTCTTCTCCTCGACGATACATCCTAACAACTGAAGCACTTGTAGAGTTTACTGGATATCCTGCAGTTTGAAGGTCTGAACTAGTTATTCTATAAATTCCTCTTTCTCTTACTTCCATTCGATAAAAGGAAGTGCTATTAATTTTCTCCCTCCACGCATCAAGACGATCCTCAGACGATTGAGCATAAGCAGAAAGACTAAAAAAGTTGATGAGTAATATTAGAATGACAATAACTTGTCGCATATTAATGTGTGTAGAATAATGAATTAATTTAGAAACCCTTTATTTAAATTTAATAGTTTTCGATAGATTTCTACTAATTTCGAGCCATAGTCTATCAATTAATTTGGCATAATAAAGTTATCGATTCAAGTGAGTACTGTTTTTGATACCAAAATTGAGTTTTTAAAAGGGGTTGGAGCTGTTAGAGCAGAAATTCTGAATAAAGAACTAGGGGTATATACCTTTGGTGATTTATTAGAACAATACCCTTTTCGTCATGAAGACAGAACTAAGTTTTATAAAATAGGTGAAGTCTTTGATGATACTGCTTATGTACAGATGATTGGCAGATTGACCTCTTTAAATAGTGTGGGTGACGGCAGGGCCAAACGATTGATGGGTATTGTATCTGATGAAACAGGTGAAATGGAACTTGTCTGGTTTAAAGGTGCAAAATGGATAGAGCGAAAGTTAAAAGTAGGGAGTTGGTATATCGTATATGGTAAACCACAACGCTACGGTTATAAATTATCGATTGCTCATCCAGAAATGGATGAATATGATCAAGGTGTATCACAAGCGAAGTCGGGAGGTTTACAGCCTGTGTATCATACCACAGAAAAAATGAAAGCGAAAAGTTTTGATAGTAGAGCACTAGCTAAACTTACTCGTACTTTATTGGAAAAAGTCTATCATGATATTTCTGAAACTTTACCTGAATACTTAATCAAGGAAAATAACCTTATTTCAAAAGGTTTAGCGGTGGCATGGACCCATTTTCCTAAGAATCCTCAAACTTTACAACAGGCTAAAGATCGACTGAAGTTTGAAGAATTATTCTTTCTTCAGATGAAAATTATAGCGTCTAAAGTTGGTAAAAGAACAGATAAGTACCGAGGACAGATTTTTGATAAAATTCCAACGTTTAATATTTTTTATAAAGAACACCTTCCTTTTGACTTAACAGGTGCCCAAAAAAGAGTGGTAAGAGAGATTTATGATGATATGAGAAAAGGATATCAAATGAATCGATTACTACAAGGAGATGTGGGGTCTGGTAAAACTATTGTTGCATTTATGTGTATGTTGATGGCTTTGGATAATGATGCTCAGTCAGCATTAATGGCTCCTACTGAAATCTTAGCACAACAACACTATAATGGATTAAAACCATTTGCAGATGACATGGGTGTAACCATCGAATTGCTCACAGGTTCATCAAAGACTAAAGATAGGAGGAGGATAGATGAGACGCTTAGAGATGGAAGCTTAAAAATAATTGTAGGCACGCATGCTCTAATTGAAGATAAGGTAGATTTCTATAATCTTGGTTTATGTGTCATTGATGAACAACATCGCTTTGGTGTAGCGCAGAGAGCTGCTCTTTGGAAAAAGACTAGTAAGGAGAAGCCTCATATGCTTGTAATGACAGCAACACCAATTCCTAGAACTTTAGCGATGACAGTTTATGGAGATCTTGAAGTGTCGATCATCGATGAACTTCCTGCTGGTAGAAAACCTATTATTACTTGGCATAAGTTTGATAAAGGCAGATTAAGAGTTTTTGGTTTTATGAGAGAACAGATAGAGTTGGGAAGACAGGCTTATATTGTTTATCCTCTAATTGAAGAATCCGAAACACTCGATTATAAAAACCTTGAGGAAGGGTATGAAAGTGTTTCAAGAGCTTTTCCAGACTATAAAGTAAGTATTGTTCATGGTAGAATGAAGCCGGCTGATAAAGATGCCGAGATGCAAAGGTTTGCTGAAGGGAAAACTCAAATAATGGTGGCTACTACCGTAATTGAAGTAGGAGTGAATGTTCCTAATGCAAGTATTATGGTGATCGAGAACGCTGAGAAATTTGGCTTGGCACAATTGCACCAGTTAAGAGGAAGAGTAGGTAGAGGAGCTGAACAATCGTATTGTGTATTGATGACTGGAGACAAGCTATCAAAAGATGGAAAAGTACGTATACAAACGATGGTAGATACTACAGACGGATTTAAGATAGCTGATGCGGACTTAAAATTAAGAGGACCAGGAGATATTGAAGGCACACAACAGAGTGGAGTGTTAGATTTGAGACATGCAGATATTGGACAAGACTCGGCGTTATTGCAAAAAGTTCGAAATATTGCAGAGAATATATTAGATGAAGACCCTGACTTAGTAAAGGAAGAACATGCTATTATTAAGCAACAGCAATCTATGCTGGTAAGAAAGTCAGTGACGAATTGGAGTAGAATTAGTTAAAAGCAAATGATATAAAAAAAGCATCAAACCTTTCGATTTGATGCTTTTTGTTAGCAGAGAGTGAGGGATTCGAACCCCCGGTACCTCGCGGTACAATGGTTTTCAAGACCACCGCATTCGACCACTCTGCCAACTCTCTGTGTGCTATCTTTCTGTGTTAGCGGGTGCAAATATGTGAGAAGTTTTCGTTACTTCCAAATACTTTGAGTGTTTTTTTTATAAAAGAATGTAAATTTTTCTTTTTAGAAGAATTCATATAAAAATAAAAAAGCATCAAACCTTTCGATTTGATGCTTTTGTTAGCAGAGAGTGAGGGATTCGAACCCCCGGTACCTCGCGGTACAATGGTTTTCAAGACCACCGCATTCGACCACTCTGCCAACTCTCTGTGTGCTATCTTTCTGTGTTAGCGGGTGCAAATATGTGGGAAGTTTCCATTACTTCCAAATGGATAATTGATAAATTTCAATAAAAATGAATCTTATTTTATATTATATTGATTATCAATTTAATAAATTATGATTTAAATAAGCTTAGATTTTACCCTACCTTTGTTTAAATATCAAATTATTGAAAATGGAAGAAAATAAACAAAACAAGGATCCTTTACATGGTGTAAAGCTTGCTGAGATTGTTGAGTTCCTTGTAGACTATTATGGTTGGGAAGAACTGGGAAATAAAGTAAGGATAAATTGTTTTAGAAATGATCCATCCGTAAAATCAAGTCTAAAGTTTCTGAGGAGGACGCCTTGGGCTAGAGCAGAAGTTGAAGCATTGTACCTAGATAAAGTAAAGTACAAGAGATAATATTATAAACAAGAAGAGCGTATCACTTTAATGATACGCTCTTCTTGTTTTTTAGAAGTTAGGAGGGAAGATCCTGAGGAATGCAGCTATAAAAGGTGCTGACAATAATAATCCATCAAAACGGTCTAAGAAGCCTCCATGTCCAGGCAAAGTGGTTCCTGAGTCTTTAATACTCATGCTTCGCTTGAATAGCGATTCTACTAAATCACCATAGGTACCTGTTACTACAATAATGATTGCGATAGTTACCCATCTCCATGCTTCTAAAGAATTAAAGAAATGTGAGAAGACTAAACTTACAGTGACAGCTAAAGCAGCTCCACCGATACTACCTTCCCATGTTTTCTTAGGAGATATTCTTTCAAACAGCTTTCTACGCCCGAATGTTTTGCCTGAGAAATAGGCACCTGAATCATTTGCCCATAAAATCAACATGGCACCAATTAAGATTTCATAATGGTACTGAGTATCAAAAAATACATAAGTATGTATTAGAGCAAATGGAACAGAGCAATACATTACTCCGAGGAAAGTATATGCTAGGTTTTTAAAAGGCTGTTTGTCCTCCTTATTGTATAATTTTATGAGATATGCAGAGGTAAATCCTACAAAGACCAAATACATCCATTTGGTGGATATTATATTTAGTTCCATAAAAAATGTAAGACAATAAATTAGGATACCTAAGCAAGTACCGTACGTTCTAAGTGGTAAGTGTTCTTCTAGTCTAAGCAGTTTATAAAACTCAAGGATTGTTGCAACACTAATGATCAAGAATAGACCAAAGTATGTCCAAACCCCAAAGTAAATAGCTCCAATCATTCCAACACCTCCAAGTGCACCTACGATGACTCTTTGTGTAAGTTCAGAGCGGTTATTCAAATTCAACATCTTGTTTAATAATTAAAGTGGCCTTTTCCATATTGGCCTTATCTACGTAGACTTCTCTATAACCAAAGTTATTATATGAGGAGTCTCTTTTATCTAAAATAACGGCGTTAATACCTCTTTCTTCTAATGTCGCTTTTACGATTTCAGCTTTGTATACTTGTTCCGTTGTATAAACCTTTTCCCAATTGACCATAATAAAGACTTTAAGATGTTTTTAGATTTTTCAGTTTACGATAGTAAAAAAGTATACCAAAAGCGATCAGAGTTGTAATTATTATTATATACCATTCTGGTGCTTCTGCTGAAAAAGGGTCTTTCATTTCAGGTAATAATTCATCCTTATTTACGTAAACGCTGATTACAGTTATAGCATTATTCGTTATATGTGCTAAAATAGAAGGGTATAAACTTCTACCTGACCACAAAAATAAATATCCTAACAATACTCCCAAGAACATTCTTACAAAGAATCCATAAAATTGCATATGTATAGCAGAAAAAAGTATGGCTGATAGCCAAATTCCCACATGAACATTATTGAACATTCCTTCTAAGTACCTTTGAATATAACCTCTAAAGAGTATTTCTTCTCCGATACCCGCTAAAAGAGCAATAACAATAAACCCAAAAAGGAACTCCCATATACTCTGGAAGTCAACTAAGAAAGCGGTAACTTCTGCTAAATGCATTTCCGATGCCTTAAACGAAGCTTCTAAAGCTTGGAAGGTAGGGGGAAACTCAATATGTTGGTTCCATACTAAAATAGCTGATCCTAAAGGTAGGAATGCCGCCATTACAAGCATTGCCAGTAAATATTGTTGTGTATTTGTAGATGGTCTTCTTAAGTTTTTGGTGAAAGTAAGATCGTATTTCCATCCAAATACTACAGGTCCTAATATAAATGTAAAGATAGCAGAAATTGCTTGGGATAATAATACCTCGAAGCGACTTTCATAGTTACCTAAACTTGAAAAAACCTCTGAAATTTCATAATGATGTAATGGTAATAATAATGCAACAATTACGAACTGTCCTACAAATGTAAAACACACTACGGATAGTATTACCAGAAGAAACTTTTTAAAGTATTCAAATGGAGTGGATTGAAATGTATGGTCTGTCATCTACTTTTTATAACTTTGCATTCCAACTGAAAATAGGTTTTTCCTAATAGATGTTATATAAATATCTAATTATTAGGATTTTAAGAACCTATATCGTTTTTATGTAGTTCTCTAATATGTAGCAAAGATACTTTTTTCTTTAAGAGTAGAAACTACATTGTTTGCTAAACCTTTAAAATGCTTTAATATCGTGGTAAAAATTGGCGACTTAGAAATAAAAGATTTTCCCTTGTTACTGGCTCCTATGGAAGATGTAAGTGATCCTCCATTCCGTGCTGTATGTAAAGAAAATGGTGCTGATTTAATGTACACAGAATTTATTTCTGCTGAAGGATTAATTCGTGATGCTGCCAAAAGCCGTCAGAAATTAGATATCTATGACTATGAACGTCCAATTGGTATTCAGATTTTTGGTGAAAAAATTGACTCAATGAGAGAAGCAGCTGCAATTGCAGAAGAAGCTAATCCAGAGATTATTGATATTAATTATGGCTGTCCTGTGAAAAAAGTAGCAGGAAAAGGTGCAGGTGCTGGTATTTTATTGGATATCGATAAAATGCAAAGCATGACTGAAGAAATCGTTAAGCAGGTACAAAAACCTGTAACAGTTAAAACTAGATTAGGCTGGGACGATAAAACAATTCGTATTGTTGAAGTCGCTAAAAGATTACAGGATGTTGGTGTTCAGGCTTTGACTATTCACGGTCGTACGCGCCAACAAATGTATAAAGGAGTGGCAGATTGGACCAAAATCGCTGAAGTGAAAAACCACCCAGATATCCATATTCCTATTTTTGGTAATGGAGATATTGATTCTCCTCAAAAAGCCTTAGAATACAAAAATAAATATGAGGTTGATGGTATCATGATTGGTAGAGCTTCTATTGGTTATCCTTGGGTATTCCGTGAAATCAAACATTTTATGGAAACAGGAGAAATCTTAGATGCACCAACTTTACAGGAAAGAATTGATACGTTACGTCGTCATCTAGATTTTTCTGTAGAATGGAAAGGTGACAGAACAGGTATTTTTGAAATGAGACGTCATTATACAGCTTATTTCAAAGGAATTACTCACTTTAAGCCTTTTAGAACAAGACTTGTAGAAGCAATGACACATGAGGAGGTATTAAACATCCTTACTGATGTTCAAGAATACTATGATAAACAAGCTGTTTTGTAAAATCAGACTTTGTTTATAAATCAATATTTAGCCAACAGTTAGTGATAATTGTTGGCTTTATTTTCTTTATACTTATCTATGTTATTCACATGACTTGTGAATAGATAGTGTAAATGTGAATAACTTTTTATAAAGAAATACAGTATACTTAATAAAAATCAAAAGTTATTCACAATAACACCCAAGAATTAACAATGAAAAAGTATATAATATTTCTGCTTAGTCTATTTTCAATATTATTAGTAAGCCAAGTATCATATTCACAAATAAAGAGTGATTTAAACTTAGAGAAAGGTGATGTTGCCGTTGGAGGCTATGATCCAGTAAGCTATTTTGAAAATAAAGTTGAGAAAGGAGATCGACATATTACTACTGTTTATCAAGGAGCCCATTATTATTTTGTTTCACAAAAGCATTTAGAAGCTTTTAAAGCAAGTCCTCAGAAATATTCTCCTGCATATGGAGGATGGTGTGCATATGCCATGGGAGTAAAAGGGGATAAGATAGATGTAAATTATGAAACTTATAAAATTCAGAATGGGAGACTTTTCCTTTTTTATAATAAGTTCTTTTCGAATACTCTAGAAGATTGGGAAGAAGAAGGAGCTGAAAGGTTAGAAAAGCAAGCTGATAAGAACTGGAAAAAATATTTAGCACAATAAAAAAAGGACTCAATAAGAGTCCTTTTCGTTTATATAGTTTTACCTGAATTGGTACGTTAGTAAGTGCTTTTTATAGAGGCAACCTCATTAATTCGTTGCTGAGCGATGTCAATTGCAACTTCTTGAGCATTCTTGCCTGTAGCTTCAGATTGTTCAAAAACTTTTAATGTCTGATCATAGACAAACTCACATTTGTTCCAAGACCATTCTTTAGAAGTTTTGATCACTTCAGCATATACGTTGATTACACCACCAGAGTTGATTAAAAAGTCGGGAGCATATAAAATCCCTTTAGATTTTGCTAAATCACCATGAACTTTTTCATCAGCTAGTTGGTTGTTGGCACATCCAGCGATGATAGAACACTTCAATTTCTCAAGTGTTTCATCGTTTACAGTTGCACCTAATGCACAAGGAGAATAGATATCCACATCTAAATCATAGATTTCATCTAACCCTACTCCATTAATGCCATATTTATTAACAACATCTTTTACTCTATCTTCATAGAAGTCAGAAACATAAATTTCACAACCTTCTTTCTTTAGATATTGAATGATATATTCACCTACGTGGCCAGCACCTTGGATCGATACTTTTTTACCAGCAAGGCTATCTGTGCCGAATTGTTTTTTAGCAGCGGCTTTCATCCCCATATAAGTAGTATATGCAGTGAATGGTGATGGATCACCTAGACCACCTCTTGTTTCAGGCATACCACTTACATAAGATGTTTCAGCAGCAATATGTTCCATATCACCTGCATTCATTCCAACATCTTCGGCAGTGATGTACTTTCCATTTAAGTTTTTCAAGAAACGACCATAAGCTCTCAACATCGCTTCTGATTTATGTTTTCTTGCGTCACCGATAATTACGGCTTTACCTCCACCAAGATTTAATCCAGCGATAGAGTTTTTAAAAGTCATACCTCTTGACAAGCGGAGAGCGTCGTTTGTCGCTTGTGCTTCATTTTCGTACATCCACATTCTTGTACCACCTAAAGCAGGTCCTAATACAGTATTATGGATAGCAATGATAGCTTTTAATCCAGTAGATTTTTCATGGCAATAAACCACTTGTTCGTGTCCCATTCCTGAGACTTGCTCGAAAACTGAGATATCTTCCATTTATTTATTGTTGTCTTGTCTTTTGATTAATGCTGATCAATTTAACTATAAAAGTCGATGGCAATTTACATTTTCAAAACAGTAATGCAATAGGGACTTAATGAGTTTAAATTTTAAGTAATTACAAAATATTATATCAATCTGAGTGATTTTTAAATTATTTATAAGATGTTATGATTATTAATTAATGATTTTGTAAAATATTGTTTTG is part of the Flammeovirga agarivorans genome and harbors:
- the porU2 gene encoding putative type IX secretion system sortase PorU2 encodes the protein MRQVIVILILLINFFSLSAYAQSSEDRLDAWREKINSTSFYRMEVRERGIYRITSSDLQTAGYPVNSTSASVVRMYRRGEEIAIRVVATSNDRIDYLEFYGERNDGETDQDLFRNENDFINPYEPVYSRTAVYFLSAGAVISETTPPLRMTPVNVDPTGAENIVNHWYTETYRGEPVGGSAEDTDNFGGLRRSFSRGEATDGNRNKFSSTFRGPRSWTAYNEGQTRGQMSYQLNTTDLASTFSNATLSVRIINFAYRNANLSIRVGVDNTSATEKESQSITRYEAGDELNMNLTSSDFNSSNGSTSLVFVDSNNGTGTNQDQVAAAYINLTYPQVHANIDPTNDRKFTLDPNKKFRLSIGQNNEGRFFDVTDIENPISLSTSVVSGRTEAIVDSSPSSIDIYYSAQFKSPSNLQIANFEFTNNTLNYNYLIVTHSDLMSGATSYSNYRKSNAGGSNSVYLADINKLFNTFSWGEENPLAIRNCIKLLHNENLEFVLLLGKGLDLNYDPYENNYDETPNGTRGYNYIPAFGYPGSDVAYSMGLDDGTGNITEVPAILIGRMSAINNDQLLDYLAKVQEHDALDFDDLWRKDALHLSGGSNARDQESFKAIVNSYKDVFVDTLEGGVVQTISRETDGSIEFIDVSDIVNEGITLMAFYGHASADYADIDIGEASDPTKGYANKGRYPFILMSGCGGGNYLTNSKSWGEDWIETPDKGAVGFMAKSGFGERNALRDFGTSFYAETFQNQIGNHIGRHINKTQENFLRNATFNSALTYSTMEQYELQGDPYIFISPEKVDFALETDHITIIPQSGSLNAADDYFTLNINIKNFGKTFSDNVYIQVERKYSNGQLSANVNVSEAISAPYNNQDVLIQVLNSADDKTLGFGTNEIIVSIGDSVNADGRVISTLDELTLNNNTATVNAQFFSDKVNFIFPQDESVIHDNSIQLYAYDYSLAKEEQNVQFQIAADSAFSSLIAEETIKGEQLFNWSLPLNNSSDTTVYYARVRSLNSDSNRNWDVLSFTKITNSSGYGWMQSSIYQMQNNSISGVTLTGNETDLRWEYPQNDAQISVKAGGATYNNGETYEVSLDGTTYLFEGTCIRSGNGGDKLLFLVFDQFTGEFKGAQARSWDPLQCGEGNPPVAVLFNSSDIRGGNICCGDPLTRNGPYSLFIDPEYKFESIAQGDYVLTIMAGSFDFQESLPNPGTGQRAAYHSHLQGFSEIGLDTLDMQANLTQKGLAFIGWSQFQIPNSGQTFYGTSTDQLLTESFSIQRDVNTARITTLPIGPSSQFSRLWFNVDTDNNDVIKTTLYGVQRDPNSTNITFDSLFQFDGVSPSNGFDLGLIASIRNYDEISLSMELTDNSANPSVAQLKNWRVAYEPSAEGVLIQTSEETKDVVQQGESFSYSYDFHNISTRAFQDSVLITFIYQPVNAQFQSFTDSLLIAPLPPNSTRSISLSPDSWSKNDITKRLSGETEITTYVNSDRAINELHYNNNSSVERILIQSDSTNPLIEVLFDGQRIINGDFVSPSANINVSLIDENDYLSLKDNYTQDSENDTTSLLTIFLQQEGDDENPTLLDVNNADIESFNNKNQIVSSFDINEVAPVKYLDDDGTLSSGRYTIEVLGQDATGNNSGYDRTDERANKLRVEFEVNKEAAITNFYPYPNPFSDNVRFVFQITGTEVPDQIKIQIMTVTGRVVKEIFQDELGPIRIGTNISEYAWDGRDEFGDQLANGVYLYRVIIPQKANQTFKHRETSKDNLFKHNIGKLYLLK
- the recG gene encoding ATP-dependent DNA helicase RecG; its protein translation is MSTVFDTKIEFLKGVGAVRAEILNKELGVYTFGDLLEQYPFRHEDRTKFYKIGEVFDDTAYVQMIGRLTSLNSVGDGRAKRLMGIVSDETGEMELVWFKGAKWIERKLKVGSWYIVYGKPQRYGYKLSIAHPEMDEYDQGVSQAKSGGLQPVYHTTEKMKAKSFDSRALAKLTRTLLEKVYHDISETLPEYLIKENNLISKGLAVAWTHFPKNPQTLQQAKDRLKFEELFFLQMKIIASKVGKRTDKYRGQIFDKIPTFNIFYKEHLPFDLTGAQKRVVREIYDDMRKGYQMNRLLQGDVGSGKTIVAFMCMLMALDNDAQSALMAPTEILAQQHYNGLKPFADDMGVTIELLTGSSKTKDRRRIDETLRDGSLKIIVGTHALIEDKVDFYNLGLCVIDEQHRFGVAQRAALWKKTSKEKPHMLVMTATPIPRTLAMTVYGDLEVSIIDELPAGRKPIITWHKFDKGRLRVFGFMREQIELGRQAYIVYPLIEESETLDYKNLEEGYESVSRAFPDYKVSIVHGRMKPADKDAEMQRFAEGKTQIMVATTVIEVGVNVPNASIMVIENAEKFGLAQLHQLRGRVGRGAEQSYCVLMTGDKLSKDGKVRIQTMVDTTDGFKIADADLKLRGPGDIEGTQQSGVLDLRHADIGQDSALLQKVRNIAENILDEDPDLVKEEHAIIKQQQSMLVRKSVTNWSRIS
- a CDS encoding VF530 family protein — encoded protein: MEENKQNKDPLHGVKLAEIVEFLVDYYGWEELGNKVRINCFRNDPSVKSSLKFLRRTPWARAEVEALYLDKVKYKR